From the Cryptomeria japonica chromosome 2, Sugi_1.0, whole genome shotgun sequence genome, one window contains:
- the LOC131865473 gene encoding uncharacterized protein LOC131865473: protein MSSGGRQGLYPLWKYVDHGPRPKRSSGIATIKCKLCNLGWKGTYTRVKAHFLHLPCNGVEGCPNECERYDAMREQERADGKVVMQSSYASTTRAATTTYSHDRESKVDVTFRGLATEPAPKRPHIGSANPIGRLFDVQGRKAVDAAIGRFFYANGISFNVARSSFYEEMVRAINNAPTGYKPPGYEKLRTTLVDKEKSRLEELTAPLKRVWAQEGCSIVMDGWTDARNRPLLNIMVTCSKGPYFLKAIDCSRQEKNAEFLHSQLCDSIEEVGASHVVQVVTDAAPVCKAAGMLVQKRYRQIFWTLCCVHSLNNALKDIGKFQWISDLIEKGRKIQMFICNHHHTQAIYHKFAKVELLKPADTRFASYFILLDRLCEVKGALCSTVVSDAWAAWKQSTSDIAIEVRAMVLDEHFWADVKFVVDFIKPICEVIKFADSDKACLGEVYEAIDSMCERVKKITDTKDISLYPLIEEKLHGRWNKLNTPLHCATYALNPKWYDIEVTKKRAPHQDREVMKGFWAVVKKIYGRGEEASVMRTQWNKFTHGQGDFASVEAIYDMKVKKDPIEWWWNHGSETPELQSFAIQLLSQVASSSSCERNWSTYGFIHSLKKNRLGSKKAENLVYIHSSLRLLSHVDPGYNEGPLAKWDQISPDGDFAAIVDEVVEADGVADLPPVILPSEEPEFDSDDYLESLIADDLDMDDNGEEE from the coding sequence ATGTCGAGCGGAGGAAGACAAGGGTTGTACCCACTATGGAAGTATGTTGATCATGGTCCGAGGCCGAAAAGATCAAGTGGAATAGCCACTATCAAATGCAAACTTTGTAATTTGGGATGGAAAGGTACCTACACGAGGGTGAAGGCTCATTTCCTCCACTTGCCATGTAATGGTGTTGAAGGTTGTCCAAATGAGTGTGAAAGATATGATGCTATGAGAGAACAGGAAAGGGCTGATGGGAAAGTTGTTATGCAAAGCTCTTATGCTTCAACAACAAGGGCAGCTACTACAACTTACAGTCATGATAGAGAGTCAAAGGTGGATGTGACTTTTAGAGGTTTAGCAACTGAACCGGCTCCCAAAAGACCACACATTGGCAGCGCAAACCCCattggaagattgtttgatgtgcAAGGACGAAAAGCAGTTGATGCAGCCATTGGACGattcttttatgcaaatggaatatCATTCAATGTTGCTCGCTCTTCATTCTATGAAGAGATGGTTCGTGCTATCAACAATGCACCAACGGGCTATAAGCCACCTGGGTATGAGAAGCTTCGCACTACTCTTGTTGATAAAGAAAAAAGTCGATTAGAGGAACTAACTGCACCATTGAAAAGAGTGTGGGCTCAAGAAGGATGTAgtattgtgatggatgggtggacaGATGCTAGGAATCGTCCACTACTTAATATCATGGTAACATGTAGCAAAGGGCCTTATTTTTTGAAGGCAATAGATtgttcaaggcaagaaaaaaatgcAGAATTTCTTCATAGCCAGCTATGTGATAGCATTGAGGAGGTGGGGGCATCACATGTAGTCCAAGTTGTTACTGATGCTGCCCCTGTTTGTAAAGCAGCAGGCATGTTGGTGCAAAAGAGGTACAGGCAGATATTTTGGACACTATGTTGTGTGCATTCATTAAATAATGCTCTCAAGGATATTGGCAAGTTCCAATGGATTTCAGATCTCATAGAGAAGGGAAGAAAgatacaaatgttcatatgtaaCCATCACCATACACAAGCCATTTATCATAAGTTTGCCAAGGTGGAACTTCTCAAACCTGCTGACACCCGTTTTGCTTCTTACTTCATTCTTCTTGACCGCCTTTGTGAAGTCAAAGGAGCTTTGTGTTCCACGGTTGTTAGTGATGCATGGGCAGCTTGGAAACAATCTACATCAGATATTGCAATTGAAGTGAGAGCTATGGTCCTTGATGAACATTTTTGGGCTGATGTTAAGTTTGTTGTGGACTTTATTAAACCCATATGTGAAGTGATCAAATTTGCAGATTCAGATAAGGCATGTTTGGGAGAGGTTTATGAAGCAAtagattccatgtgtgaaagaGTAAAGAAGATAACTGATACAAAAGATATTTCTCTATATCCTTTGATAGAAGAAAAGTTACATGGAAGGTGGAACAAACTTAACACACCTCTTCATTGTGCTACCTATGCCCTTAATCCTAAATGGTATGATATAGAAGTGACCAAAAAGAGAGCTCCACATCAAGATAGAGAGGTAATGAAAGGCTTTTGGGCTGTGGTTAAAAAGATTTATGGTCGAGGTGAGGAAGCTTCGGTTATGAGGACTCAATGGAATAAGTTTACACATGGGCAAGGTGATTTTGCTTCCGTGGAAGCTATATATGATATGAAAGTAAAGAAAGACCCTATAGAGTGGTGGTGGAATCATGGAAGTGAAACCCCTGAATTGCAATCATTTGCAATACAATTACTCTCACAAGTGGCTAGCTCTTCATCTTGTGAGAGAAATTGGAGCACTTATGGGTTCATTCATTCACTGAAGAAGAACCGATTaggatcaaagaaagcagagaaccTGGTGTACATTCATAGCTCACTTCGTCTTCTCTCTCATGTAGATCCTGGATACAATGAGGGTCCTTTGGCAAAATGGGATCAAATTTCACCTGATGGAGATTTTGCAGCCATTGTAGATGAAGTGGTTGAAGCAGATGGAGTAGCTGATTTACCCCCTGTTATTCTACCATCAGAGGAACCCGAATTTGATAGTGATGACTATTTGGAGAGCCTCATAGCTGATGACCTTGATATGGATGATAATGGGGAAGAAGAGtag